GTAATAGATATTTGATTTTCATTAATAATAGTTTGATGTTAAGATAAGACTATTTAGGAAATAAAAAATACACCGCTTCAAAATACAAATCTGTGCAATTGGTTGAACGCACGATCAGTTTTTTCCGTTTTCTAAAATCTTGATTTCACAAACGCAATTCCATTGTTGTAAAAAAGATCTTCAACAAAAGCATCAAGGTTTAATTCGCCGGACCATTTTTTAGAATCCTCCATAGAGTTTAGAAAATATCCGAAATTAATGCGTACATAACTTTTCAGATTCGACATTTTATCAACAGTTGAAATATTCAGGAAAGGATTGATCAATCCGTCATAATCGCTACCGACCGTAATTTGTTTCTGGGCTTTTTTAAGATCGATTCCGTTTGCTTTGCAGACTTTAAAATAATGATAGAGGTGATTCAAAAAGTGATCGTAAAAATATTCATCACGCTGCGGAATTGATTGTTCAGTACATTCCTCTAATTCGCTCATTTTTAAAGTAAAATCATCATCAATGTTTTTGCCGATATCCTGATTCTTAATTCCTAAAGCCGCCCATTCTGTTTTGCTGAAATATTCTTTATCCACAATTCTTTCGCCGGTAGAATCCTGACCCGTAGGTTTTTCATCATTTCGATCGACATATCCTAAAATTCTTCGGTCTAAAGAAACTCCGATGACTCCCCGATTTTTTACAATCCAGGCAATTTCTTCATCAAATAAATTAATGGTTGATGAATTAAAGGTAGGAAATCCAGGTCTGGTCAGCATTTTTTTAGCGTCAAATGGTTTGGTATGTTCCACATAAATCGCACCTGAAAGTGGTTTTTTCATTTGAATAAAACCCGGCCAGTTTTTAAATGAAGTCCCAGTAAATCCAGCATGCGTACAAACTAAAGGTTGTTTATTCTTGAATTTCCCCGCTTCGATTTCGGTGATGAGATCTTTTCTGGATTGGTAACTCATGTGTTTTACATCCACACAAATTTTTCGGTCAAATAAGCCTTGAACGACTTTTCGTCCATCGTTTTCAAAACCATTTCCCGCCGGAAGAAAATCAATAGTATCAGAAATCTGCATTCCAAAAGCGTGGTTGCAAAGATTGGATTGTTGTAAATGTGTAATGTTGACCGCAAGCACATTGACTTTTGCCAAAACTTTATCCAGGTTTTTTAAAATCGTATCCGGATTATAATGATGAGTCGCATCGCAGAAATTATTTTCGTCCACCAAAGAATGGCAACCTTCAATAATAAAGAAAACATTGACTTTATTTTTTGGAAGTCCGGTCTTGAAACTATCTTTTGTCAGAATATTGAACGAGGTTTTCGCATCGAGATAAGGTTGCAGCGTTCTGTTCATCAAGAAATCGCTGAAGGCTTTGTATTGATTATTCTCAATTTTTTCTAAAAGCGCTGTCGAAAGTTTATAACGAGAACTTGCCTTTAAATATGGAATTAAAGGAATTACGGCTTTTGCAACATACCGTTCCGGACTGTAAAGTACAGCACCAACAACCACTTCTTCATTAAACTGCGCGAGTTGGGACTGATGGATTTGCGATTAAATAATATTTGGAAGATCCGACATAAATCGGGGTAGAAAAGCAACATCGTTTTTATAAATCAGGGAATCAATATTGGGCGAATCGCTAAATAGTTGTTTCAGAATCGGATGGCAATGAAAATCGAAGAATCTCATGGTATTGTGTTTTTAGTTTACACAAATGTACCGAATGTTGATTTCAAAAATTTATTTTTGAAGTTAAATTATTGGAAGACAAAGTGTTGAAGATAAAATCACGGATTACAAATCCGCGACATCGGGTAAATATTGAGAAGTTATAAAAGATGGTTTTGAGGAAGCGATTTTGAAACTTAAAGGATTACATTTTTTTTACCCACTTCATAAAGTTTCCACAGTTTAATTTTATTTATATTGGCTACACCAGACGAAAGGATTCGTGCAGTAACGTGGGCTTATCTTTCAGGTGTTAAACGGATAAAAACAAATAAAAAGAATGTGAAAAAGATCCAATCATTGATGCCGTAAATTGTATAAAATATTCCAGCCATTTTATCTTTTTCAAATACGTCTCTAAGATTATTTGTTGTCATCCATTTTGTCCAATGTGTTGCATAAATCAATTTTTCAAGGGTAAATACGGCGATGAGCCATTTTAAATGTTGAAAATTTTTAGAAACCGCGATAAATACCAAGCCCCAAATTACGATCATTAACAACCCAAAATTGGACATCGCCTGAGAGTCAAACTCCGGAATGACGGTATTGGTGAAAATTCTGGAAAAAGTTATAACGCCAAAGACATTCATCAATCCTGCTGCAATAAATCCTTTTGTGAGGAGTTCGTTATTTATTTTCATTTGTAATCGATTTATTAACAGGTTTCGAATAATGGTTTTATAATTTTGTTTTTGAAATTAAATTACTAGATGGGAAAGTTTTGGTGAAGAGACA
This DNA window, taken from Kaistella carnis, encodes the following:
- a CDS encoding amidohydrolase family protein — encoded protein: MVVGAVLYSPERYVAKAVIPLIPYLKASSRYKLSTALLEKIENNQYKAFSDFLMNRTLQPYLDAKTSFNILTKDSFKTGLPKNKVNVFFIIEGCHSLVDENNFCDATHHYNPDTILKNLDKVLAKVNVLAVNITHLQQSNLCNHAFGMQISDTIDFLPAGNGFENDGRKVVQGLFDRKICVDVKHMSYQSRKDLITEIEAGKFKNKQPLVCTHAGFTGTSFKNWPGFIQMKKPLSGAIYVEHTKPFDAKKMLTRPGFPTFNSSTINLFDEEIAWIVKNRGVIGVSLDRRILGYVDRNDEKPTGQDSTGERIVDKEYFSKTEWAALGIKNQDIGKNIDDDFTLKMSELEECTEQSIPQRDEYFYDHFLNHLYHYFKVCKANGIDLKKAQKQITVGSDYDGLINPFLNISTVDKMSNLKSYVRINFGYFLNSMEDSKKWSGELNLDAFVEDLFYNNGIAFVKSRF